A stretch of Natronococcus sp. CG52 DNA encodes these proteins:
- the cofD gene encoding 2-phospho-L-lactate transferase, translated as MVTFLSGGTGTPKLLDGADAAFSPAETTVVANTGDDIELGGLIVSPDVDTVLFQGGDVLDRETWWGIEGDTHRTNAELMDLADAAGLPDGPQYLEESKQTAGREIADWRRFSGVAEFMTIGDRDRAVHITRTSLLDRGHSLSEATRKLAEAFGLTIDLLPMSDDPVASVVHTDRGTMHFQEYWVANRGEPTVEDVEFRGAEEADPALGVLEALSETVVLGPSNPVTSIGPMLSVPGIADALAETTVVAVSPFLGNEAFSGPAAELMAAVGYEPSTGGLAEAYPFADAFVIDESDDTTFERPTVRTDIRIDDSADAERVIGAVEEAIGLVS; from the coding sequence ATGGTCACGTTCCTCTCCGGAGGCACCGGGACGCCGAAGCTGTTGGACGGTGCCGACGCCGCGTTCTCGCCGGCGGAGACGACGGTCGTCGCCAACACCGGCGACGACATCGAGCTCGGGGGACTCATCGTGTCGCCGGACGTCGACACCGTGCTCTTCCAGGGTGGCGACGTCCTCGACCGCGAAACCTGGTGGGGGATCGAGGGTGACACCCACCGGACGAACGCGGAGTTGATGGATCTCGCCGACGCCGCGGGTCTGCCCGACGGGCCGCAGTACCTCGAGGAGTCGAAACAGACCGCGGGCCGAGAGATCGCCGACTGGCGCCGTTTTTCGGGCGTCGCGGAGTTCATGACGATCGGCGACCGCGACCGGGCCGTCCACATCACCCGGACGAGCCTCCTCGATCGGGGCCACTCGCTGAGCGAGGCGACTCGAAAACTCGCCGAGGCGTTCGGGTTGACGATCGATCTGCTCCCGATGAGCGACGATCCGGTGGCCAGTGTCGTCCACACCGACCGGGGAACGATGCACTTTCAGGAGTACTGGGTCGCGAATCGAGGCGAGCCGACCGTCGAGGACGTCGAGTTCCGCGGCGCCGAAGAGGCCGACCCCGCGCTGGGCGTGCTCGAGGCGCTTTCAGAGACGGTCGTGCTCGGGCCGTCGAACCCCGTCACCAGCATCGGGCCGATGCTCTCAGTGCCGGGGATCGCCGACGCGCTCGCGGAGACGACGGTCGTCGCCGTCTCGCCGTTTCTCGGGAACGAGGCGTTCTCGGGACCCGCCGCGGAGCTGATGGCCGCCGTCGGCTACGAGCCGAGCACCGGGGGGCTGGCCGAGGCGTACCCCTTCGCAGACGCGTTCGTGATCGACGAGAGCGACGACACGACCTTCGAGCGACCGACGGTCCGAACCGACATTAGAATCGACGATTCGGCCGACGCCGAACGCGTAATCGGCGCGGTCGAAGAGGCGATCGGCCTCGTGAGCTAA
- a CDS encoding universal stress protein translates to MTLALDGTVIVPVADPDDGERTAAALEPHLETSSTVIVVNVIEKSGGGIDKASVEQREEHADDIFRRVRTTLDDAPGTLETKTIYGTDIVERIFEAAREERADAVVFNAREGNRLAELLTGNVARRLVKGAAVPVVALPRKES, encoded by the coding sequence ATGACGCTCGCGTTAGACGGGACGGTGATCGTTCCCGTGGCCGATCCGGACGACGGCGAGCGGACCGCCGCGGCGCTCGAACCCCATCTCGAGACGAGCAGCACGGTGATCGTCGTCAACGTCATCGAGAAGTCGGGCGGCGGGATCGACAAGGCGTCGGTGGAACAGCGCGAGGAGCACGCAGACGACATCTTCAGGCGGGTCAGAACGACGCTCGACGACGCGCCCGGCACGCTCGAGACGAAGACGATCTACGGAACCGACATCGTCGAACGCATCTTCGAGGCCGCACGGGAGGAACGCGCCGACGCCGTCGTGTTCAACGCTCGCGAGGGGAACCGGCTCGCCGAGTTGCTGACCGGTAACGTGGCGAGACGGCTGGTCAAGGGGGCGGCCGTACCGGTCGTTGCTCTGCCGCGGAAGGAGTCCTGA
- a CDS encoding tRNA-dihydrouridine synthase, with amino-acid sequence MFEPPLALASLSGEADANWARAGAEYAGAAFLGGIALDEDSRAAAREMVGDRDRNEFLPEDPVRFVDRQLAALEDVPIQPAFNVRSATPEPVVDAARVCRDRDALLEINAHCRQDELCAVGCGETLLRDGDRLAEYVERAAGTGATVGVKVRAEVLGVDLPALARALETAGASFVHVDAMDTESVIDGISDATADLFVIANNGVRDDETVREYVEYGADAVSVGRPSDDPVVLDRVRASVDRHLRSDLETASR; translated from the coding sequence GTGTTCGAGCCACCGCTCGCGCTGGCGAGTCTCAGCGGCGAGGCAGACGCCAACTGGGCGCGTGCCGGCGCCGAATACGCCGGTGCCGCCTTCCTCGGCGGGATCGCGCTCGACGAGGACTCGAGAGCGGCGGCCCGCGAGATGGTCGGCGACCGCGACCGCAACGAGTTCCTCCCCGAGGATCCCGTCCGATTCGTCGACCGCCAGCTCGCCGCGCTCGAGGACGTGCCGATCCAGCCGGCGTTCAACGTCCGGAGTGCGACCCCGGAGCCGGTCGTCGACGCCGCTCGCGTCTGCCGCGACCGGGACGCGCTCCTCGAGATCAACGCCCACTGCCGGCAGGACGAACTGTGCGCGGTCGGCTGCGGCGAGACGCTGCTTCGGGACGGCGACCGACTCGCCGAATACGTCGAGCGCGCCGCCGGGACCGGCGCCACCGTCGGCGTCAAGGTTCGCGCGGAGGTTCTCGGCGTCGACCTTCCCGCGCTCGCTCGAGCCCTCGAGACGGCGGGTGCGTCGTTCGTCCACGTCGACGCGATGGACACCGAGTCGGTGATCGACGGAATCAGCGACGCGACGGCGGACCTGTTCGTCATCGCCAACAACGGCGTGCGCGACGACGAGACGGTCCGCGAGTACGTCGAGTACGGCGCCGACGCGGTCAGCGTCGGACGGCCCAGTGACGATCCGGTCGTGCTCGATCGCGTTCGAGCGTCCGTCGATCGGCACCTTCGATCCGATCTCGAGACAGCATCTCGATAA
- the asd gene encoding aspartate-semialdehyde dehydrogenase: protein MAVRVGVLGATGAVGQRLIQLLDPHPEFEIAALTASESSAGKTYRQAAKWRVDSPIPEDVAETTVSATEPDAVPDDVDLLFSSLPSSVGAEVEPAFCEAGYVMSSNSSNARMDDDVPLVIPEVNAEHLDLLEVQRDERGWDGAMVKNPNCSTITFVPTLAALAEFGLEKVHVATLQAVSGAGYDGVSSMEIIDNAIPYIGSEEDKLETESRKLLGEFDGAALSHNGVEVAASCNRIPTIDGHLENVWVETEDEPSPDEAATAMREYPSLDLRSSPEPLIRVFEEPDRPQPRLDRTLGDGMAIAAGGLRESSFGLQYNCLAHNTIRGAAGASVLNGELLLENGYL from the coding sequence ATGGCAGTACGAGTAGGCGTACTCGGCGCAACCGGAGCCGTCGGGCAACGACTGATTCAGCTTCTCGACCCGCATCCGGAGTTCGAAATCGCCGCGCTGACCGCGAGCGAATCGAGCGCCGGCAAGACGTACCGACAGGCCGCAAAGTGGCGCGTCGACAGTCCCATTCCCGAGGACGTCGCGGAAACCACCGTCTCGGCGACCGAGCCGGACGCGGTGCCCGACGACGTCGACCTGCTGTTCTCCTCGCTCCCCTCGAGCGTCGGCGCGGAGGTCGAACCCGCGTTCTGTGAGGCGGGCTACGTCATGTCCTCGAACTCCTCGAACGCGCGGATGGACGACGACGTGCCCCTCGTCATCCCGGAGGTCAACGCCGAACACCTCGACCTCCTCGAGGTCCAGCGCGACGAGCGCGGCTGGGACGGCGCGATGGTCAAGAACCCCAACTGTTCGACGATCACCTTCGTTCCCACACTCGCCGCGCTCGCGGAGTTCGGCCTCGAGAAGGTTCACGTCGCGACCCTCCAGGCCGTCTCCGGCGCCGGCTACGACGGCGTCAGTTCGATGGAGATCATCGACAACGCCATCCCCTACATCGGCAGCGAGGAGGACAAACTCGAGACCGAGTCCCGAAAACTGCTCGGCGAGTTCGACGGCGCCGCGCTCAGTCACAACGGCGTCGAGGTCGCCGCCTCCTGTAACCGGATTCCGACGATCGACGGCCACCTCGAGAACGTCTGGGTCGAGACCGAAGACGAACCGAGCCCCGACGAGGCCGCCACAGCGATGCGGGAGTACCCCTCGCTCGACCTGCGCTCCTCGCCCGAACCGCTCATCCGCGTCTTCGAGGAGCCGGATCGACCGCAGCCCCGCCTCGACCGCACGCTCGGCGACGGGATGGCCATCGCCGCGGGCGGCCTGCGCGAGTCTTCCTTCGGCCTGCAGTACAACTGCCTCGCCCACAACACGATCCGCGGTGCCGCCGGCGCGAGCGTCCTGAACGGCGAACTGCTGCTCGAGAACGGCTACCTCTAG
- a CDS encoding triphosphoribosyl-dephospho-CoA synthase, with amino-acid sequence MTNPAQNAQLALLLEVAGTPKPGNVDRHRDLDDLRFEHFLAGAVGARDGLEIAASGAAVGPSFERAVEGMAVQEGGNTQFGALLLLAPLVRAARDDLSQPVVESVLEGTTVADAAAFYRAFEHVDVFVSDPPEAMEPLDVRRGTDAIPALEERGLTLLDVMDRSVPGDDVALEWVRGFDRSFTAAERLAAEKGPILERTAAVFLSLLAERPDTLVAKRSGEAVAAEVTERAAELSERDAVETDREAVEAFADELVDRGVNPGTTADVTAAGLFIALEHETITL; translated from the coding sequence ATGACTAATCCCGCTCAGAACGCCCAACTCGCGCTCTTGCTCGAGGTCGCCGGTACTCCCAAGCCGGGCAACGTCGACCGCCACCGCGACCTCGACGATCTGCGTTTCGAACACTTCCTCGCTGGCGCCGTCGGCGCTCGCGACGGCCTCGAGATAGCGGCGAGCGGCGCAGCGGTCGGTCCGTCGTTCGAACGTGCGGTCGAAGGGATGGCCGTCCAGGAGGGCGGAAACACCCAGTTCGGCGCGCTCCTGTTGCTCGCGCCGCTCGTCCGGGCCGCCCGCGACGACCTCTCACAGCCCGTCGTCGAGTCCGTTCTGGAGGGAACGACCGTCGCCGACGCGGCCGCGTTCTACCGGGCGTTCGAGCACGTCGACGTCTTCGTCTCCGATCCGCCCGAGGCGATGGAACCGCTCGACGTTCGCCGCGGAACCGACGCGATTCCGGCCCTCGAAGAGCGCGGGCTCACGCTGCTCGACGTGATGGATCGCAGCGTTCCCGGCGACGACGTCGCCCTGGAGTGGGTCCGCGGCTTCGATCGCTCCTTTACGGCCGCCGAACGGCTCGCCGCGGAGAAGGGGCCGATCCTCGAGCGGACCGCGGCGGTCTTTCTCTCCCTGCTCGCGGAGCGTCCCGACACCCTCGTGGCGAAACGCAGCGGCGAGGCCGTCGCGGCGGAGGTGACCGAGCGCGCCGCCGAACTGTCCGAGCGCGACGCGGTCGAAACGGACCGCGAGGCGGTCGAGGCGTTCGCCGACGAACTCGTCGATCGCGGCGTCAATCCGGGGACGACGGCGGACGTCACCGCGGCCGGACTGTTCATCGCCCTCGAGCACGAAACGATCACGCTATGA
- a CDS encoding DUF447 domain-containing protein, with amino-acid sequence MSDDPRPEGANASAETVEWPVSLEGVTESVVTTLGPNGRWNAAALGLCGDDDDDDDDGDPGPVTAKTWGNTRTRRNFHRQGGGYVQFTADPVDFVDAALSIRELEEPVLESANAWVRVRVEQVDSGIEGETRWEEWQLHPLEAATVSETVPTIDRGFGAVIEATVAASRLGVEGYDDGELRDRLEYCASVVDRAGSRRERDALERVREYSEW; translated from the coding sequence ATGAGCGACGATCCGAGGCCGGAGGGGGCGAACGCGAGCGCCGAGACGGTCGAGTGGCCCGTCTCGCTCGAGGGCGTCACCGAGTCCGTCGTGACGACGCTCGGTCCTAACGGCCGGTGGAACGCCGCGGCACTCGGACTGTGCGGCGACGATGACGATGACGATGACGACGGTGACCCGGGTCCCGTCACCGCGAAAACCTGGGGAAACACCCGGACCCGGCGGAACTTCCACCGTCAGGGCGGGGGGTACGTCCAGTTCACCGCCGACCCCGTCGACTTCGTCGACGCCGCGCTCTCGATCCGCGAACTCGAGGAGCCGGTACTCGAGTCGGCGAACGCCTGGGTTCGGGTGCGAGTCGAGCAGGTCGATTCGGGAATCGAGGGAGAAACGCGATGGGAGGAGTGGCAGCTTCATCCCCTCGAGGCGGCGACCGTCTCGGAGACCGTGCCGACGATCGACCGCGGCTTCGGCGCCGTGATCGAGGCGACCGTCGCCGCCTCGCGCCTCGGCGTGGAGGGGTACGACGACGGAGAACTGCGAGACCGCCTCGAGTACTGTGCGTCGGTCGTCGACCGCGCCGGGAGCCGACGGGAGCGAGACGCACTCGAGCGCGTGCGCGAGTACTCGGAGTGGTGA
- a CDS encoding sensor histidine kinase, producing the protein MPHRSRYISGLGVLLIVIAAGQSTLKVISHGSTLEAVIDFLLLGFTGVLFLYVGNWLSSTELDPELYPRIAAWSLGGVGVMLVFLVLRAIHPGIPTEFTFGTRAITLAIGSIAGLGIGIHEARAISREQEVERRNEELERIRAKLERRNGELTRTQAELEATVRKLEASNERLDQFASTASHDLQEPLRMISSYLQLLEDRLGDEIDDEAEEFVEYAVDGAERMQVMVDDLLQYSRVKTRGDPFESVDLDAVIEDALTDLQVRIGERNAEITADDLPRVEGDSSQLRQLFQNLLSNAIEYSGDEPPRIHVSADRIGDEWKISVRDHGIGIDPEHQQRIFEIFDRLHSHEEHEGTGIGLALCQRIVERHGGEIWVDSEPGEGSTFSFTLEPGIETPAPSGTNSCPR; encoded by the coding sequence ATGCCGCACCGATCGCGTTACATCTCCGGCCTGGGCGTTCTGCTCATCGTGATCGCGGCAGGGCAATCGACTCTCAAGGTGATCAGTCACGGATCGACGCTGGAAGCGGTGATCGACTTTCTGCTGCTCGGGTTCACGGGCGTGCTGTTTCTGTACGTCGGAAACTGGCTCTCGAGTACCGAACTCGATCCGGAGCTCTATCCGCGGATCGCCGCCTGGAGTCTCGGCGGCGTCGGAGTGATGCTCGTCTTCCTCGTCCTTCGTGCGATTCATCCGGGTATTCCGACCGAATTCACGTTCGGGACGAGAGCGATCACGCTGGCGATCGGTTCGATCGCCGGCCTCGGCATCGGTATCCACGAAGCCCGGGCTATCTCCCGGGAGCAGGAGGTCGAACGCCGGAACGAGGAGCTGGAACGAATACGAGCGAAACTCGAGCGGCGAAACGGCGAGTTGACCCGGACGCAGGCGGAACTCGAGGCGACGGTTCGGAAACTGGAGGCGTCGAACGAGCGGCTGGACCAGTTCGCCTCCACTGCCTCTCACGACCTCCAGGAGCCGCTACGGATGATCTCGAGTTATTTGCAACTGCTGGAGGATCGTCTCGGCGACGAGATCGACGACGAGGCCGAGGAGTTCGTCGAGTATGCGGTCGACGGCGCCGAGCGGATGCAGGTGATGGTCGACGACCTGCTGCAGTACTCGCGAGTCAAAACGCGCGGCGATCCGTTCGAATCGGTCGACCTCGATGCGGTGATCGAGGATGCGTTAACCGATCTGCAGGTGCGAATCGGGGAACGCAACGCCGAGATCACGGCCGACGACCTTCCTCGCGTCGAGGGCGACTCGAGCCAGTTGCGCCAGCTGTTTCAGAACCTCCTGAGCAACGCGATCGAGTACAGCGGTGACGAGCCGCCCCGGATCCACGTCTCCGCCGACCGGATCGGCGACGAGTGGAAGATTTCGGTCCGCGACCACGGAATCGGCATCGACCCCGAGCATCAGCAGCGTATCTTCGAGATTTTCGATCGGCTCCACAGCCACGAGGAACACGAGGGAACGGGCATCGGCCTCGCGCTCTGTCAACGGATCGTCGAGCGCCACGGCGGCGAGATCTGGGTCGACTCCGAACCCGGCGAGGGATCGACGTTCTCCTTTACTCTCGAGCCGGGTATCGAAACGCCGGCACCGTCCGGCACTAACTCCTGTCCTCGATAG
- a CDS encoding aldo/keto reductase, whose product MPPIDIPQPGFGTSGHEDDACTESVRTALEAGYRHVDTAQMYDNEEAVGRALEETDVDREDVFLATKVEPSNLAADDVIETTEESLERLGVDAVDLLYVHWPTSAYDPEETLPAFDEVRDRGWTRHVGVSNFTTELLEEATEILESPILANQVELHPRLQQDDLVSFSRDHDVQTVAYCPIAKAEVNEIDELQEIANAHDATPVQIALAWHYGRDGVVPIPKGSDEHIRENYAALEIDLSEDERERIDALDRGERLVDPDEAAWNR is encoded by the coding sequence GTGCCACCGATAGATATCCCGCAGCCGGGTTTCGGAACGTCGGGCCACGAGGACGACGCCTGTACCGAGTCCGTTCGAACGGCGCTCGAGGCCGGCTACCGACACGTCGACACGGCCCAGATGTACGATAACGAGGAGGCCGTGGGTCGCGCGCTCGAGGAGACCGACGTCGACCGCGAGGACGTCTTTCTCGCGACGAAGGTCGAACCGTCGAATCTCGCGGCCGACGACGTGATCGAGACGACCGAGGAGAGCCTCGAACGCCTCGGCGTCGACGCCGTCGACCTGCTGTACGTCCACTGGCCGACCAGTGCGTACGACCCCGAGGAGACGCTTCCGGCGTTCGACGAGGTCCGCGACCGGGGCTGGACTCGCCACGTCGGCGTCAGCAACTTCACGACCGAGTTGCTCGAGGAGGCGACGGAGATCCTCGAGTCGCCGATCCTCGCGAACCAGGTCGAACTCCATCCCCGACTCCAGCAGGACGACCTCGTCTCCTTTTCGCGAGACCACGACGTTCAGACGGTCGCGTACTGTCCGATCGCGAAGGCCGAGGTGAACGAGATCGACGAACTGCAGGAGATCGCGAACGCCCACGACGCGACGCCGGTCCAGATCGCGCTGGCTTGGCACTACGGGCGCGACGGCGTCGTCCCGATCCCGAAGGGGAGCGACGAGCACATTCGGGAGAACTACGCGGCCCTCGAGATCGACCTGAGCGAGGACGAACGCGAGCGGATCGACGCGCTCGACCGCGGCGAACGACTGGTCGATCCCGACGAGGCGGCCTGGAACCGGTAG
- the ligA gene encoding ATP-dependent DNA ligase LigA, which produces MEFATFADRAAAIEAEPADLEIVAHVTALLEAAEPQTLEIVARFVQGRVFPAWESTTLDIGPNTCYEAIARAAGTNVSPDDVEERLAEVGEIGDVAASYEFGGQQGLGAFAGGDSGSGDGGDLTVPEVHETLTDLAAAEGSGSQDRKEDLLFGLFNRCSSDEARYLARLVLSEMRIGVGEGTVRDAISEAFDVPGDSVERALQVSNDYGQVARVAREEGQDGLDAIDLEIGRPVQAMLAQAGTVTDALEEWEEAAVEWKYDGARIQLHYEPDGADADGADDAAGETRIFSRNMEEVTDALPEAVEFAADHLEEPTILDGEVVAIDDDGAPLPFQEVLKRFRRKHDVAKAREKVAVRPVFFDCLHADGEDLLEEPLTARHDRLEAALTDDPDQAPEDVDGLSLLRLTDDPDEIEAIDADALEAGHEGIMLKDPDSTYSPGRRGKNWRKRKPDVETLDCVVTGAEWGEGRRATFLGTFELSVRDGDDLETVGKVATGITDEKLAELTELLEPHIAAEQGQVVELEPEVVFEVGYEEIQSSPTYSSGYALRFPRFVGVRSDKRPGDADTLERLERLRK; this is translated from the coding sequence ATGGAGTTCGCCACGTTCGCCGACCGTGCCGCCGCGATCGAAGCCGAACCCGCCGACCTCGAGATCGTCGCCCACGTCACGGCGCTGCTCGAGGCGGCGGAACCGCAGACCCTCGAGATCGTCGCCCGGTTCGTTCAGGGACGGGTCTTTCCGGCGTGGGAGTCGACGACGCTGGACATCGGACCGAACACCTGCTACGAGGCGATCGCCCGTGCGGCGGGGACCAACGTCTCCCCGGACGACGTCGAGGAGCGACTCGCCGAGGTCGGCGAGATCGGCGACGTGGCGGCGAGCTACGAGTTCGGCGGCCAGCAGGGATTGGGTGCGTTCGCGGGCGGCGATTCGGGGTCCGGCGACGGCGGCGACCTCACCGTTCCCGAGGTCCACGAGACGCTGACCGACCTCGCGGCGGCCGAGGGCTCGGGGAGCCAGGACCGCAAGGAGGACCTCCTCTTCGGTCTCTTCAACCGGTGCTCGAGCGACGAGGCGCGCTACCTCGCCCGCCTCGTCCTCTCGGAGATGCGCATCGGCGTCGGCGAAGGAACGGTCAGAGACGCGATCAGCGAGGCGTTCGACGTCCCCGGGGACAGCGTCGAACGCGCGCTGCAGGTGTCGAACGACTACGGACAGGTAGCCCGGGTCGCTCGCGAGGAGGGTCAGGACGGACTCGACGCGATCGACCTCGAGATCGGTCGGCCCGTCCAGGCGATGCTCGCCCAGGCCGGAACGGTCACCGACGCGCTCGAGGAGTGGGAGGAGGCGGCGGTGGAGTGGAAGTACGACGGGGCTCGAATCCAGTTGCACTACGAGCCGGATGGTGCGGACGCCGACGGTGCGGACGACGCGGCGGGCGAGACCCGGATCTTCTCGAGAAACATGGAGGAGGTTACGGACGCCCTCCCCGAGGCCGTCGAGTTCGCCGCCGACCACCTCGAGGAGCCGACGATCCTCGACGGCGAGGTCGTCGCGATCGACGACGACGGCGCACCGCTGCCGTTCCAGGAGGTGCTCAAGCGATTCCGGCGCAAACACGACGTCGCGAAGGCCCGCGAGAAGGTCGCGGTTCGGCCGGTCTTCTTCGACTGCCTTCACGCCGACGGCGAGGACTTGCTCGAAGAGCCGCTGACGGCGCGTCACGACCGACTCGAGGCCGCGCTGACCGACGATCCGGATCAGGCACCCGAGGACGTCGACGGACTCTCCCTGCTCCGGCTCACGGACGACCCCGACGAGATCGAAGCTATCGACGCCGACGCGCTCGAGGCGGGCCACGAGGGGATCATGCTCAAGGATCCCGACTCGACGTACTCGCCCGGGCGCCGGGGGAAGAACTGGCGCAAGCGCAAACCGGACGTCGAGACGCTGGACTGCGTCGTGACGGGCGCCGAGTGGGGCGAGGGTCGCCGGGCGACGTTTCTGGGGACGTTCGAGCTCTCGGTGCGCGACGGGGACGACCTCGAGACGGTCGGCAAGGTCGCGACCGGGATCACCGACGAGAAACTGGCCGAGTTGACGGAGCTACTCGAACCACACATCGCCGCCGAGCAGGGCCAGGTGGTCGAACTCGAGCCAGAAGTCGTCTTCGAGGTCGGCTACGAGGAGATCCAGAGCTCGCCCACGTACTCGTCGGGCTACGCGCTTCGGTTCCCGCGGTTCGTGGGGGTTCGTTCGGATAAACGGCCGGGGGATGCGGACACGCTCGAGCGACTCGAGCGGCTTCGAAAGTAA
- a CDS encoding 30S ribosomal protein S17e, giving the protein MAIKPAYVKKTGNLLLERYPDAFTTDFEQNKDSVDKLTNVESKGVRNRIAGYVTRKKGAETAA; this is encoded by the coding sequence ATGGCAATCAAACCGGCCTACGTCAAGAAGACCGGGAACCTGCTGCTGGAGCGGTACCCGGACGCGTTCACGACCGACTTCGAACAGAACAAGGACAGCGTCGACAAGCTCACGAACGTCGAATCCAAGGGCGTTCGCAACCGGATCGCCGGCTACGTCACGCGGAAGAAAGGCGCCGAAACTGCAGCGTAA
- a CDS encoding DUF7344 domain-containing protein has translation MTESPDGASSAFDLLADRRRRAVLRYLEMADSPVPVDDLADHVALEEQPGESGPVADLGDALLGTRRRIRISLRHVHVPKLEAADAVEFDLETNTVSLREAGTELLVRLDSVDERDDYR, from the coding sequence GTGACCGAGTCTCCGGACGGGGCGAGTTCGGCGTTCGACCTGCTCGCCGACCGCCGCCGCCGGGCCGTCCTTCGATATCTCGAGATGGCCGACTCGCCCGTGCCGGTGGACGACCTCGCCGACCACGTCGCGCTCGAGGAACAACCCGGCGAGAGCGGACCGGTCGCCGACCTGGGTGACGCGCTTCTCGGAACGCGACGCCGTATTCGTATCTCCCTGCGCCACGTTCACGTCCCGAAACTCGAAGCGGCCGACGCCGTCGAGTTCGACCTCGAGACGAACACCGTTTCCCTTCGCGAAGCCGGAACGGAGCTTCTGGTCCGACTCGACTCGGTCGACGAGCGCGACGACTACCGGTAA
- a CDS encoding D-2-hydroxyacid dehydrogenase, translating to MTAVDETPSPGGTDDPDLLVLRKGTHGIPIEQYAAALRERLPDRTVELARTPAAEREAIVDARFVTGMVLDEELLETAANLEVFACAYAGTGHLPLEGLEERGVAVTNASGVHGPNIGEHVLGSILYFTRRFNVAERRQCRREWRHYRAHELQGSTVTVVGLGAIGRAVCDRLEPFGVDTIGVRYSPEKGGPTDEVVGFEEEPFHDALARTDYLVLACPLTDVTRGLVDEDAMITIDPEAVIVNIARGPVIDTDALVDALRSNWIRGAALDVTDPEPLPEEHPLWNLGNVHITPHNAGHTPEYYERLADIVAENVRRFDGEGSDADLENQIGL from the coding sequence ATGACTGCTGTCGACGAGACGCCGTCACCCGGTGGAACCGACGATCCGGACCTGCTCGTCCTCCGAAAGGGAACTCACGGAATTCCGATCGAACAGTACGCCGCGGCGCTCCGGGAGCGACTCCCCGACCGAACCGTCGAACTCGCCCGCACCCCCGCAGCAGAGCGCGAGGCGATCGTGGACGCCCGCTTCGTCACCGGGATGGTCCTCGACGAGGAGTTGCTCGAGACCGCCGCAAATCTGGAGGTGTTCGCCTGCGCGTACGCCGGCACCGGTCACCTGCCGCTCGAGGGCCTCGAGGAGCGCGGCGTCGCGGTGACGAACGCCTCGGGCGTCCACGGGCCGAACATCGGCGAACACGTCCTGGGCTCGATCCTGTACTTCACCCGTCGGTTCAACGTCGCCGAGCGCAGGCAGTGTCGACGGGAGTGGCGCCACTACCGGGCCCACGAACTCCAGGGATCGACCGTCACGGTCGTCGGCCTCGGTGCGATCGGGCGGGCGGTCTGCGACCGACTCGAGCCGTTCGGCGTCGACACGATCGGCGTCCGCTACTCGCCCGAGAAGGGCGGTCCGACGGACGAGGTCGTCGGATTCGAGGAGGAACCGTTTCACGACGCGCTCGCCCGGACGGACTACCTCGTCCTCGCGTGCCCGCTCACGGACGTCACGCGCGGGCTGGTCGACGAGGACGCCATGATCACGATCGATCCCGAGGCCGTGATCGTCAACATCGCCCGCGGACCGGTGATCGACACCGACGCGCTCGTCGACGCGCTGCGGTCGAACTGGATCCGCGGCGCCGCCCTCGACGTCACCGATCCCGAACCGCTTCCCGAGGAGCACCCGCTGTGGAACCTCGGAAACGTCCACATCACGCCGCACAACGCCGGTCACACGCCCGAGTACTACGAACGGCTGGCCGACATCGTCGCCGAGAACGTCCGCCGGTTCGACGGGGAAGGATCGGACGCCGACCTCGAGAACCAGATCGGTCTCTGA